A genome region from Macrotis lagotis isolate mMagLag1 chromosome 4, bilby.v1.9.chrom.fasta, whole genome shotgun sequence includes the following:
- the LCMT2 gene encoding tRNA wybutosine-synthesizing protein 4, protein MGPRGRGRSGAVQSTNDSSSLSKSSLAAHGYVRDPFAALLVAGAPRRAPLIHRGYYVRARAVRHCVRAFLEGGPAAGGAARPRQILSLGAGFDSLYFRLKAAGRLAGAAVWEVDFPEVAERKAARIRATPELAALAGPERAAAPGAALRFVGPDYRLLGGDLREPEALRRALEESGLEPAAPTLLLAEAVLPYLEARRAAALVAWAARHFASAVLVVYEQVGPHDPFGRVMRSHFERLGSPLHGLARFPDVAAQRRRFLAAGWGACRALDMNQFYRRLVPAPERRRVEALEPFDEFEEWHLKCAHYFVLAAASAGGRAPALPLPPPPPEASPRPPPAGALAARASGDGRAAGPKRFGHASALLRPGLVLSAGGFGEQDGRHARVTACHLLTRHAAPGWQASQVPAAGARWDGRLFHTLTPFSDGRALVLGGRLSPTTPAPGLYWLSCLPPEEGGPGAPKLTLAAVGPGAQLPWPRWRHSAAQVLCGPQRYVFVYGGRSGKDPALGDWHFLHMDTMTWAALPVAGPAPDARHSHSACSWKGGALVAGGLSISEEPLGSVHFLKPVSDGFCWETLEVQPRITPRYSHTAHIFDEKLLLVGGVWIHSPSVPGVTVIDLTTGLSSEYHIDTTHVPWPLMLHNHTSILLPEEQQLLLLGGGGNCFSFGTHFNPHPVTLDITPLRSGQ, encoded by the coding sequence atGGGTCCACGCGGCCGCGGCCGCAGCGGGGCGGTCCAGAGCACGAATGACAGCAGCTCCCTCAGCAAGAGCTCCCTCGCGGCCCACGGCTACGTGCGCGATCCCTTCGCGGCGCTGCTGGTGGCCGGCGCCCCGCGGCGCGCGCCGCTGATCCACCGCGGCTACTACGTGCGCGCGCGCGCGGTGAGGCACTGCGTGCGCGCCTTCCTAGAGGGCGGCCCCGCGGCGGGGGGCGCGGCGCGGCCCCGCCAGATCCTGTCCCTGGGCGCGGGCTTCGACTCCCTGTACTTCCGCCTCAAAGCCGCGGGCCGCCTGGCCGGGGCCGCCGTGTGGGAGGTGGACTTCCCGGAAGTGGCCGAGCGCAAGGCGGCCAGGATCCGCGCCACGCCGGAGCTGGCCGCCCTGGCCGGGCCGGAGCGGGCGGCGGCCCCGGGCGCGGCGCTGCGCTTCGTGGGCCCCGACTACCGCCTGCTGGGCGGCGACCTGCGCGAGCCGGAGGCGCTGCGCCGCGCCCTGGAGGAGTCGGGGCTGGAGCCCGCGGCGCCCACGCTGCTGCTGGCCGAGGCCGTGCTGCCCTACCTGGAGGCGCGCCGCGCCGCCGCCCTGGTGGCCTGGGCCGCCCGCCACTTCGCCAGCGCCGTGCTGGTGGTGTACGAGCAGGTGGGGCCGCACGACCCCTTCGGCCGCGTCATGCGCAGCCACTTCGAGCGCCTGGGCTCGCCCCTGCACGGCCTGGCGCGCTTCCCGGACGTGGCGGCGCAGCGGCGGCGCTTCCTGGCCGCGGGCTGGGGCGCCTGCCGCGCGCTGGACATGAACCAGTTCTACCGCCGCCTGGTCCCCGCCCCGGAGCGCCGGCGCGTGGAGGCGCTGGAGCCCTTCGACGAGTTCGAGGAGTGGCACCTCAAGTGCGCCCACTACTTCGTCCTGGCCGCCGCCAGCGCGGGCGGCCGCGCCCCGGCCctgccgctgccgccgccgccccccgAGGCCTCGCCGCGCCCGCCGCCCGCCGGCGCCCTGGCCGCCCGCGCCTCGGGAGACGGCCGCGCCGCGGGCCCCAAGCGCTTCGGGCACGCCTCGGCGCTCCTGCGCCCCGGCCTGGTCCTCAGCGCGGGCGGCTTCGGCGAGCAGGACGGGCGCCATGCCAGGGTGACCGCGTGCCACCTCCTGACCCGGCACGCCGCGCCCGGGTGGCAGGCCAGCCAGGTGCCGGCGGCCGGGGCCCGCTGGGACGGCCGCCTCTTCCACACCCTCACCCCCTTCTCGGACGGCCGGGCCCTCGTGCTGGGCGGCCGGCTGTCCCCGACGACCCCAGCCCCGGGCCTGTACTGGCTCAGCTGCCTGCCCCCGGAGGAGGGCGGCCCCGGCGCCCCGAAGCTGACGCTGGCGGCCGTGGGCCCCGGGGCCCAGCTCCCCTGGCCGCGGTGGCGCCACTCGGCCGCCCAGGTCCTGTGCGGGCCGCAGCGCTACGTGTTCGTGTACGGGGGGCGCAGCGGGAAGGACCCCGCGCTGGGGGACTGGCATTTCCTCCACATGGACACGATGACCTGGGCCGCTCTGCCCGTGGCAGGGCCGGCACCCGACGCCCGCCACTCTCACAGTGCCTGCAGCTGGAAGGGAGGAGCCCTCGTCGCGGGAGGCCTGAGCATTTCCGAGGAGCCCCTGGGCTCCGTACACTTTCTGAAGCCAGTCTCTGATGGATTTTGTTGGGAAACATTGGAGGTCCAGCCCCGCATCACCCCCAGATACTCGCACACGGCCCACATATTTGATGAAAAGCTGCTGCTGGTGGGAGGGGTCTGGATTCATTCGCCCTCGGTCCCTGGAGTGACAGTGATTGACTTGACCACAGGACTGAGCTCTGAGTACCACATCGACACCACCCACGTTCCGTGGCCTCTGATGCTGCACAACCACACCAGCATCCTCCTACCAGAAGAGCAACAGCTCCTTCTTCTTGGAGGGGGCGGGAACTGCTTTTCTTTCGGTACCCACTTTAATCCCCACCCAGTCACTTTGGACATCACTCCTTTGAGGTCTGGGCAATGA